The following proteins come from a genomic window of Pseudomonas cichorii:
- a CDS encoding type II toxin-antitoxin system HipA family toxin, whose protein sequence is MIARIYLWDVYVGALNWNAEAQIGEFEYAPEFVGTGLEISPIHMPLRAGYTYIFQSLNRDTFKGLPSVLADSLPDDFGNALIDAWLAQQGRSRMTFTPVERLLYQGSRGMGALEYRPALAGEQNKAESIQIDALVRIASEVLSGRESLAERLTAKDPSVDDAALQNLIQIGTSAGGARAKAIIAINDKLEIRSGQVPAPAGFEYWLLKFDVAKNSNVLADSQGYGRIEFAYHLMARAAGITMTECRLLEEGGRAHFMTKRFDRTAQGEKIHMATLCALDHADFRRPGQYSYAEAFTVLRTLGCSRDEAEEFYRRMVFNVIARNQDDHTKNIAFMMDTDGTWYLTPAYDVSWSYLPGSEWVETHQMTINGKRDAFTLDDLLSVARLVRGMDASKVIRQVHDAVMQWPLYAAQAGVAQASIERIGKTHRSYLVGELP, encoded by the coding sequence GTGATCGCAAGAATATACCTCTGGGACGTCTATGTTGGCGCTTTGAACTGGAACGCTGAAGCCCAGATTGGCGAATTCGAATACGCTCCTGAGTTCGTAGGCACAGGGCTTGAGATATCCCCTATCCATATGCCTCTGCGTGCTGGCTACACCTATATTTTCCAGAGTCTGAACCGTGACACCTTCAAGGGGCTGCCTTCAGTACTGGCCGATTCACTTCCGGATGACTTTGGTAATGCACTCATCGATGCGTGGCTGGCGCAACAAGGGCGCAGCAGGATGACGTTTACCCCTGTCGAAAGATTGCTATACCAGGGTTCACGAGGGATGGGTGCCCTTGAGTACCGGCCAGCACTGGCTGGTGAGCAAAATAAAGCCGAGAGTATTCAGATTGACGCTTTGGTGCGTATTGCCAGCGAGGTCCTTTCCGGACGTGAGTCTCTGGCCGAGCGGCTGACCGCCAAGGATCCCTCGGTTGACGATGCTGCGCTGCAGAATCTGATTCAGATCGGTACAAGTGCTGGCGGTGCGCGGGCCAAGGCGATCATTGCGATAAACGACAAGCTTGAAATCCGCTCTGGTCAGGTGCCTGCACCCGCAGGATTTGAATATTGGCTGCTGAAGTTTGATGTCGCCAAAAACTCGAATGTCCTGGCAGACAGTCAAGGTTATGGACGAATCGAGTTTGCGTATCACCTCATGGCGAGGGCCGCTGGTATAACAATGACTGAGTGCCGCTTGCTTGAGGAAGGTGGTCGGGCGCACTTCATGACCAAGCGCTTTGATCGAACGGCTCAAGGCGAGAAGATTCATATGGCAACCTTGTGCGCTCTGGACCATGCGGACTTTCGAAGGCCGGGCCAGTACTCCTATGCTGAAGCATTTACTGTGCTGCGTACGCTTGGATGTTCGCGAGATGAGGCTGAAGAGTTCTATCGTCGTATGGTCTTTAACGTGATTGCTCGGAATCAGGATGATCACACAAAAAACATCGCTTTCATGATGGATACGGACGGGACCTGGTACCTGACGCCTGCATATGACGTTTCATGGTCTTACCTGCCAGGTAGCGAATGGGTTGAAACCCACCAAATGACCATTAACGGGAAGCGCGATGCCTTCACCCTCGACGATCTTTTGTCAGTCGCAAGGCTGGTTCGAGGTATGGATGCTAGTAAGGTCATCCGGCAGGTACACGATGCCGTAATGCAATGGCCTTTGTATGCGGCGCAAGCCGGGGTCGCTCAAGCGTCTATTGAGCGCATCGGTAAAACGCATCGCAGTTATCTGGTAGGAGAGCTGCCCTGA
- a CDS encoding helix-turn-helix domain-containing protein, producing the protein MQTISMTDDAIAAVIGERIEAIRLKRNIHQDVVAHEAGISRETYRKIASGKGTLVNVIAVLRALGELDRLSSMIAEVRASPIQMAKMQGKQRMRAAYSKAEKPTAALRKTTIDKPKLIGNPDVKKDLGW; encoded by the coding sequence ATGCAAACCATTTCCATGACCGATGATGCAATCGCGGCTGTCATTGGCGAGCGTATCGAAGCCATACGACTCAAGCGCAATATCCATCAGGACGTGGTTGCGCACGAAGCGGGCATCTCGCGAGAAACCTATCGGAAAATCGCTTCCGGTAAGGGGACTCTGGTGAATGTGATCGCCGTACTTCGGGCGCTGGGTGAGCTTGATCGCCTGTCGTCAATGATTGCTGAGGTCCGGGCGAGTCCGATCCAGATGGCAAAGATGCAGGGAAAACAGCGGATGAGGGCGGCTTACTCCAAAGCTGAAAAGCCGACGGCTGCCCTGCGTAAAACAACAATTGATAAGCCGAAGCTCATCGGCAATCCGGACGTGAAGAAGGACCTTGGCTGGTGA